A region from the Janthinobacterium agaricidamnosum genome encodes:
- the minE gene encoding cell division topological specificity factor MinE, with protein sequence MALLSFLFPPKPKTATAAKERLQIIIARERSGRDGPDFLPALHKELIAVISKYTKVNADDIKISLDRQGNLEVLDVNVVLPDA encoded by the coding sequence ATGGCCTTGCTTTCTTTCCTCTTCCCCCCCAAGCCGAAGACGGCCACCGCGGCCAAGGAACGCCTGCAGATCATCATCGCCCGCGAACGCAGCGGACGCGATGGTCCGGACTTCCTGCCCGCCCTGCACAAGGAATTGATCGCCGTCATTTCCAAGTACACCAAGGTGAATGCCGACGACATCAAGATCTCGCTGGACCGCCAGGGCAACCTGGAAGTCCTCGACGTGAACGTGGTGCTGCCGGACGCGTAG
- the minD gene encoding septum site-determining protein MinD, whose protein sequence is MARIIVVTSGKGGVGKTTSSASFSTGLAMRGHKTAVLDFDVGLRNLDLIMGCERRVVYDLINVINKEATLNQALIKDKHCDNLFILPASQTRDKDALSEEGVERVLNDLINMGFEFIICDSPAGIEHGALMALTFADEAIIVTNPEVSSVRDSDRILGILQAKSRRAQTGGEPVKEHLLITRYSPKRVESDEMLSYQDVQEILRIPLVGIIPESEQVLAASNQGNPAIHFTGTDVAQAYEDVVSRFLGEEVELRFTNYEKPGLLQRIFGAK, encoded by the coding sequence GTGGCAAGAATTATTGTTGTGACGTCCGGCAAGGGCGGTGTCGGCAAGACGACCTCTAGCGCCAGTTTTTCCACTGGCCTGGCCATGCGCGGCCACAAGACAGCCGTGCTCGATTTCGACGTGGGCCTGCGTAACCTCGACCTGATCATGGGTTGCGAGCGCCGCGTCGTGTATGACTTGATCAATGTGATCAATAAAGAAGCAACCCTGAACCAGGCCCTGATCAAGGACAAGCACTGCGACAACCTGTTCATCCTGCCCGCCTCGCAGACGCGCGACAAGGATGCCTTGTCGGAAGAAGGCGTGGAACGCGTGTTGAACGACCTGATCAACATGGGTTTCGAGTTCATCATCTGCGATTCGCCGGCCGGCATCGAGCATGGCGCGCTGATGGCGCTGACGTTCGCCGACGAAGCCATCATCGTCACCAACCCGGAAGTGTCGTCGGTGCGCGATTCGGACCGCATCCTCGGCATCCTGCAAGCCAAGTCGCGCCGTGCGCAGACGGGCGGCGAGCCGGTCAAGGAACATTTGCTGATCACCCGCTACTCGCCGAAACGCGTGGAATCGGATGAAATGCTGTCCTACCAGGACGTGCAGGAAATCCTGCGCATCCCGCTGGTGGGCATCATTCCCGAGTCGGAGCAAGTGCTGGCCGCCTCGAACCAGGGCAATCCGGCCATCCATTTCACGGGCACGGACGTGGCGCAAGCCTATGAAGACGTGGTCTCGCGTTTCCTCGGCGAAGAGGTCGAGTTGCGCTTTACCAACTATGAAAAGCCTGGATTACTCCAGCGCATTTTTGGGGCGAAGTGA
- the minC gene encoding septum site-determining protein MinC: MSKSPSQKPIEIKISTVVAVSAILHSADTQALDAALRDMTGGVADFFEDDLAVLDVAALPPDSVPIDWAALVALLKKYRLNAVAVRNAPADMHDAILAQGLSLDSGKTRDDAPPKDGPKDTPTAAAQSGADAQVMVIDTPVRAGQRIYARGCDLIITAVVNNGAEIIADGSIHVYSSLYGRALAGASGNPQARIFALAMEPELVSIAGVYRTFEDGFPAEMARGPAQIRLAGDRIDIHSVNPVTPVNRS; this comes from the coding sequence ATGTCCAAAAGCCCGTCGCAGAAGCCTATCGAAATCAAGATTTCCACCGTCGTTGCTGTCTCCGCCATTCTGCATAGCGCCGATACGCAGGCACTCGATGCCGCCTTGCGCGACATGACGGGAGGCGTGGCGGACTTTTTCGAGGACGACCTGGCCGTGCTGGACGTGGCGGCCTTGCCGCCCGACAGCGTGCCCATCGACTGGGCCGCCCTCGTGGCCCTGCTGAAAAAATACCGTTTGAATGCCGTGGCCGTGCGCAATGCGCCGGCCGACATGCATGACGCCATCCTGGCGCAAGGCTTGAGCCTCGACAGCGGCAAGACGCGCGACGATGCGCCGCCCAAGGATGGTCCCAAGGATACGCCCACGGCGGCGGCCCAGTCGGGCGCCGACGCTCAGGTGATGGTGATCGACACGCCCGTGCGGGCCGGCCAGCGCATCTATGCGCGCGGCTGCGACCTGATCATCACCGCCGTCGTCAACAATGGCGCCGAAATCATCGCCGACGGCAGCATCCATGTGTATTCCTCGCTGTACGGCCGCGCGCTGGCCGGCGCCTCGGGCAATCCCCAGGCGCGCATCTTCGCGCTGGCCATGGAACCGGAACTGGTCTCGATCGCGGGCGTATACCGCACGTTCGAGGATGGTTTCCCTGCAGAAATGGCGCGCGGACCCGCGCAAATTCGTTTGGCTGGAGACAGAATCGATATACACTCTGTCAATCCGGTCACTCCCGTGAACCGCTCTTAA